One part of the bacterium genome encodes these proteins:
- a CDS encoding RNA-binding protein: MNIFVGNLSRETAEADLRQAFEAFGQVTRATVIIDKMTNQSKGFGFVEMSSKEEADAAITGMSGKELHGRTLNVSEARPRTENDRSGGGGRSGGGGYGGGGGRSGGGGYGGGRR, translated from the coding sequence ATGAACATTTTCGTAGGCAATCTCTCACGCGAAACGGCGGAAGCCGATCTGCGCCAGGCATTCGAGGCATTTGGGCAAGTTACCCGTGCGACCGTTATCATCGACAAGATGACCAATCAGTCCAAGGGTTTCGGCTTTGTTGAAATGTCTTCCAAAGAAGAAGCCGATGCAGCCATTACCGGCATGTCCGGCAAGGAACTGCATGGTCGCACGCTCAACGTGAGCGAAGCTCGCCCGCGTACCGAAAACGACCGCAGCGGTGGCGGTGGTCGTAGCGGTGGTGGCGGCTACGGTGGCGGCGGTGGACGCAGCGGTGGCGGTGGCTACGGCGGCGGACGTCGCTAA
- a CDS encoding dockerin type I repeat-containing protein, whose translation MLETIYTSGSYQFLYTAMVTSNSAASSYLFSNYNTGYTPTVYFDGGHGVYVGGSSNQTNYTSRIVQASTRTVAPLKLAVKLNFISTTQLSVEYYVKTTNRAPSTPAQVAGPVLARTDAPLQYVANLVDADGDLVFCRWILDKEDTTAWFGPYHSGDTSMISQTWQSTGAFEVAVQTKDYWEVQTVASTPLITTVYKCGDADGSGSISISDAVKLIAHIFGGGTAPSPPEAGDANCSGGMSISDAVYLIAHIFGGGPAPCSGC comes from the coding sequence GTGCTCGAAACAATCTACACTTCAGGCAGCTATCAATTCCTGTATACGGCAATGGTTACCAGCAACTCTGCCGCGTCATCCTACCTGTTCAGCAATTATAATACCGGCTACACACCGACTGTCTACTTCGATGGCGGTCACGGCGTTTATGTCGGCGGTTCATCAAATCAAACGAACTACACCAGCCGAATCGTCCAGGCTTCAACCCGGACAGTTGCTCCACTGAAGCTCGCGGTCAAATTGAACTTCATCAGCACGACGCAGCTCTCCGTGGAATACTATGTCAAGACCACCAACCGGGCACCGTCTACACCGGCTCAAGTTGCAGGACCTGTCCTTGCACGAACCGATGCTCCGCTGCAGTATGTCGCCAATCTCGTGGATGCCGATGGCGATCTCGTCTTCTGTCGCTGGATTCTCGACAAGGAAGACACTACCGCCTGGTTCGGACCCTATCATTCCGGCGATACCAGTATGATTTCGCAAACTTGGCAATCGACAGGTGCCTTTGAAGTCGCCGTTCAGACCAAAGACTATTGGGAAGTCCAAACCGTAGCCAGCACACCATTGATAACGACTGTTTACAAGTGCGGCGATGCCGACGGTAGCGGCAGTATTTCAATCTCCGATGCAGTCAAGCTTATCGCGCACATCTTCGGCGGCGGTACGGCGCCATCACCACCTGAAGCCGGTGATGCTAACTGTTCAGGCGGAATGAGTATCTCGGATGCGGTCTATCTCATCGCCCATATCTTTGGTGGCGGACCGGCTCCTTGTAGCGGTTGCTAA
- a CDS encoding GTP pyrophosphokinase — MSTLDKAVAIAVDAHTGQVDKYGQPYILHPVRVMSRVESPDEKIVAILHDVVEDSDRTLDDLRKEGFADDIINAIGLLTKGADEAYTDYVSRLAHNRLARSVKLADLEDNMDLRRISALTDNDSKRLQRYHWAWQFLREVK; from the coding sequence ATGTCCACACTCGATAAAGCGGTTGCAATTGCTGTCGATGCCCATACCGGCCAAGTCGATAAGTACGGTCAACCATACATCCTTCATCCGGTTCGCGTGATGTCCCGCGTCGAATCGCCGGATGAAAAAATCGTCGCAATTCTGCACGATGTCGTCGAAGACAGCGATCGAACTCTTGACGACCTTCGCAAAGAAGGTTTCGCCGATGATATTATCAACGCGATTGGTTTGCTCACCAAAGGCGCTGACGAAGCCTATACCGATTATGTCTCTCGACTGGCGCACAATCGCCTCGCGCGTAGCGTCAAGCTGGCCGATCTCGAAGACAACATGGACTTGCGCCGCATATCCGCATTGACGGACAATGACTCTAAACGGTTGCAGCGCTACCATTGGGCCTGGCAATTTTTGCGGGAAGTGAAATAG
- a CDS encoding histidine phosphatase family protein — protein MKTLILVRHAKAADRHKHLSDLERALTPAGQKDARRAARALKSKGVIPSLFVSSPANRALETAHVFAAELGYPIQKIALKQSAYDAMDAESLFNVIRETEDHHDTVLLFGHNPSLEEFASSLLLGFESDLPKAGVVEIVIEKESWRDILPGDGRSPEGEDSAAATEVAVPSAKELRRELRSKIEPALRFVINELHDSGADKLSGEIEEASEILARRLAKVIRSEKSA, from the coding sequence ATGAAAACCCTCATTCTCGTAAGACATGCCAAAGCCGCCGATCGACACAAGCATCTGTCCGACTTAGAACGTGCTCTTACGCCTGCTGGCCAAAAAGACGCCCGACGAGCTGCCAGAGCACTTAAATCCAAAGGCGTCATTCCCAGCCTCTTTGTGTCCAGTCCTGCCAATCGCGCACTTGAAACTGCACACGTTTTCGCCGCCGAACTCGGATATCCCATCCAAAAAATCGCGCTCAAGCAATCCGCTTATGACGCCATGGATGCCGAATCCCTATTCAACGTAATTCGCGAAACGGAAGACCATCACGATACAGTTCTCTTGTTCGGACATAACCCGTCGCTCGAAGAGTTCGCTTCGAGTCTGTTGCTTGGCTTCGAGTCTGACTTGCCCAAGGCCGGCGTTGTCGAAATTGTTATCGAAAAGGAAAGTTGGCGTGACATCCTGCCCGGCGATGGCCGTAGTCCCGAGGGGGAGGACTCCGCTGCCGCCACCGAGGTTGCAGTCCCATCAGCGAAGGAACTCCGCCGTGAATTGCGCTCCAAAATCGAACCCGCGCTCCGCTTCGTAATTAACGAACTTCACGATTCCGGCGCTGACAAACTAAGCGGCGAGATTGAGGAAGCATCCGAGATACTCGCTCGCCGCCTTGCGAAAGTAATCAGATCCGAAAAATCCGCTTGA
- the ppk1 gene encoding polyphosphate kinase 1: MKNRQTSKEISWLSFNSRVLQEAANPNVPLVERIRFLGIVSSNLDEFFRVRVATLRRLVQFGKKSKKLAGLDPKALLKEVQEIVLEQHEQFDNVYRDLLTELSRNRIYIVNEKQLNEEQSEFVRQFFQEEVRPKLCPIIIDEDQRFPDLRDQFIYLAVIMTRGDSARKSKHALIEIPTDILQRLIVLPSIGDSKYIILLEDVVRFGLDDVFNLFDYDTIEAFTIKLTRDAELDIDEDLAQSYIKKLSRSLKQRKDGSPVRFIYDAQMPPSLRDALFVELGLSTEHDTLVPGGRYHNFRDFMKFPDFGLQHLRYTPTPSIPHKGLVKNKSILKIIQRQDILLHYPYHSFNHVIDLLREAAIDPQVHSIKTTIYRAARNSSVMNALINAARNGKSVVAVVELQARFDEEANIGWANRLQEEGVKVIFGVPGLKVHAKLCLISRNERGRRALYAVVGTGNFNEDTARVYSDHCLLTAHHGIAKEVQKLFEFFENNYKTSEFRHLIVAPFDMRSRLIRCIRREIRAARDGQEAQIFLKLNNLVDSEVVSTLYEASQAGVQVRLIVRGMFSLQPGIEGLSEKIEAISIVDKYLEHSRIYAFFNRGKPVYYISSGDLMTRNLDQRVEVTCPIYDPLLQLELQEYLGIQWNDNVKARILDAELTNQFRQTDGAQAVRAQWAIYDYLRDRASVPLNRSEQDIAQHH, from the coding sequence ATGAAGAACAGGCAAACCAGCAAGGAAATCAGCTGGCTCTCCTTCAATTCAAGAGTCTTGCAGGAAGCCGCTAACCCCAATGTCCCGCTCGTCGAACGTATCCGCTTCTTGGGAATCGTCTCTTCAAATCTCGACGAATTCTTTCGCGTCAGGGTGGCAACACTCCGCCGACTCGTGCAATTTGGAAAGAAATCCAAGAAGCTCGCCGGACTCGATCCCAAGGCTCTACTGAAGGAAGTCCAGGAAATCGTTCTCGAACAACACGAACAATTCGACAACGTCTACCGCGACCTGCTGACTGAACTAAGCCGCAACCGCATCTACATCGTCAACGAAAAACAGCTCAACGAGGAGCAGTCCGAGTTCGTTCGTCAGTTCTTTCAGGAAGAAGTCCGCCCCAAGTTGTGTCCGATCATAATCGACGAAGACCAACGCTTTCCCGATCTGCGCGACCAGTTCATCTATCTCGCAGTCATTATGACTCGCGGCGATTCTGCACGCAAAAGCAAGCACGCCCTAATCGAAATCCCGACTGACATCCTTCAGCGCTTGATTGTGCTCCCGTCAATCGGCGACAGCAAGTACATCATCCTGCTTGAAGATGTCGTCCGCTTCGGCCTCGACGACGTGTTCAACCTATTCGACTACGACACTATCGAAGCGTTCACTATCAAACTCACTCGCGATGCCGAACTCGACATCGACGAAGATCTCGCCCAAAGTTACATCAAGAAGCTCTCACGCAGCTTGAAGCAACGCAAGGACGGCAGTCCGGTGCGCTTTATCTACGATGCGCAAATGCCGCCCTCACTGCGCGATGCGCTCTTTGTCGAGCTTGGCTTAAGCACCGAGCACGATACCCTGGTCCCCGGCGGGCGCTACCACAACTTCCGTGACTTCATGAAGTTCCCCGACTTTGGACTCCAGCACTTGCGCTATACGCCAACGCCAAGTATCCCTCATAAAGGTTTAGTGAAGAACAAGAGCATCCTCAAGATCATCCAACGCCAGGACATCCTACTTCATTATCCCTATCATTCGTTCAACCACGTCATCGACCTTCTGCGCGAAGCTGCAATCGACCCGCAGGTCCATTCGATAAAAACGACCATCTACCGCGCCGCTCGAAACTCCAGCGTTATGAACGCCCTGATCAACGCCGCTCGAAACGGCAAATCCGTCGTCGCCGTTGTCGAACTTCAGGCGCGCTTCGATGAAGAGGCCAACATTGGTTGGGCGAATCGACTTCAGGAAGAAGGCGTCAAAGTCATCTTCGGCGTGCCGGGTCTCAAGGTCCACGCCAAGCTCTGTCTGATCAGCCGCAATGAGCGAGGTCGCCGTGCGCTTTATGCCGTTGTCGGCACCGGCAATTTCAACGAAGACACCGCTCGCGTTTACAGTGACCACTGCCTCTTAACCGCTCATCACGGCATCGCCAAAGAGGTTCAGAAGCTGTTCGAGTTCTTCGAGAACAACTACAAGACTTCCGAATTCCGTCACTTGATTGTCGCACCTTTTGACATGCGCTCGCGCCTCATTCGCTGTATTCGTCGCGAAATTCGCGCCGCCCGCGATGGGCAAGAGGCTCAGATCTTCCTCAAACTGAATAATCTGGTCGACTCGGAAGTTGTCAGCACCCTTTATGAAGCCAGCCAGGCCGGCGTTCAAGTGCGCCTGATTGTTCGCGGAATGTTCTCGCTCCAGCCCGGTATTGAAGGCCTCAGCGAGAAAATCGAAGCTATCAGCATTGTCGATAAATACCTTGAGCATTCTCGAATCTACGCCTTCTTCAATCGCGGAAAACCCGTGTACTACATTTCTTCCGGCGACTTAATGACACGAAACCTCGACCAGCGCGTTGAAGTCACTTGTCCAATTTACGATCCGTTGCTTCAGCTCGAACTCCAGGAATATCTCGGAATTCAATGGAATGACAACGTCAAGGCGCGTATTCTCGACGCTGAACTGACCAACCAATTCCGCCAGACCGATGGCGCGCAAGCCGTCAGAGCACAGTGGGCGATTTACGATTACTTGCGCGACCGCGCCTCAGTACCGTTGAACCGAAGCGAGCAGGATATTGCTCAGCACCATTGA
- a CDS encoding exopolyphosphatase: MKFAAIDIGSNAVKLLLARVMQNGASPYFKKESFIRMPIRLGEDVFSNQRISPEQAERLVQTMAGFKSLIAAYDALDYMACATSAMREAENGQEIADEILKATGIELQIVDGGREAQIIYSNQVEGSLVPNRATLYVDVGGGSTEISIMHKGQCIDSTSFRIGTIRILKDQISDEDWQGLRNWLKIRTRELDSPVIIGSGGNINKVFRLARKKEGKPLSHKRLKTIYKALTSYTYEERILLLGLRPDRADVIVPACEIFLSIMKWAQSDQLFVPQIGLSDGLIHILYEKQLKSALEPGD, translated from the coding sequence ATGAAATTTGCCGCAATCGATATCGGCTCTAACGCAGTGAAATTGCTCCTTGCCCGCGTTATGCAGAATGGCGCATCGCCTTACTTCAAGAAAGAGTCGTTCATCCGTATGCCGATTCGACTCGGTGAAGATGTCTTTTCCAATCAGCGAATCTCCCCCGAACAAGCAGAGCGACTGGTGCAAACGATGGCCGGCTTCAAGAGCCTGATTGCCGCATACGACGCGCTCGACTACATGGCCTGTGCAACTTCAGCAATGCGCGAGGCCGAAAACGGTCAGGAAATTGCCGACGAAATTCTTAAAGCGACCGGAATCGAACTCCAAATCGTCGATGGCGGTCGCGAAGCGCAAATCATCTATTCCAACCAGGTCGAAGGTTCCCTCGTCCCCAATCGCGCCACCCTCTACGTCGATGTCGGCGGCGGCAGCACCGAAATCAGTATCATGCACAAGGGCCAGTGCATTGACTCAACTTCGTTCCGCATCGGCACGATTCGCATCCTCAAGGACCAAATCTCCGACGAAGATTGGCAGGGACTTCGCAATTGGCTAAAAATCAGAACCAGGGAACTCGACTCGCCCGTCATCATCGGCAGTGGCGGCAATATCAATAAAGTCTTCCGCCTCGCTCGCAAGAAAGAGGGCAAACCCCTCAGCCATAAACGTCTCAAGACCATCTACAAAGCCTTGACCAGCTACACCTATGAAGAACGCATCCTTCTTCTTGGTCTGCGCCCCGATCGCGCTGATGTCATCGTACCGGCGTGCGAAATCTTCCTCTCGATCATGAAATGGGCACAGAGCGATCAGCTGTTCGTCCCGCAAATCGGCCTTTCCGACGGTCTGATTCACATTCTCTACGAGAAGCAGCTGAAGTCCGCACTCGAGCCCGGCGACTAA
- a CDS encoding CHAD domain-containing protein: protein MPKRLVVAHLRSLVEKLDSDYKLSSRHFGREAIHEMRVDIKRLRACLLLVDSILAEDRSSEILPRLNRLFKRAGKVRHYQLEMDITRRYMDDSGLRLDWYYNLLKAEELYHRRRFAAHCDDFDLSFVGRGVRKIGRLLDPIDNDKMALLIRQHFEQLLKSLHDVTLDGDSESAHFHAVRILSKETRYVLEVLRKFPTDDNYFDNIDKHLLGLHQALGAWHDFDVSVIDLERHRESLPTDSEICTESYSRFLAALTTERDLQLELFRSRWIDFCAIPQLTNQNVS from the coding sequence ATGCCTAAACGCCTGGTTGTTGCACATCTTCGCTCGCTCGTCGAAAAACTCGACAGCGACTACAAACTCTCTTCCCGTCACTTCGGTCGCGAAGCGATTCATGAGATGCGGGTCGACATCAAACGCCTTCGTGCCTGCCTGCTCCTCGTCGATTCGATTCTGGCAGAAGATCGTTCGTCCGAAATCCTTCCGCGGTTAAATCGCCTCTTCAAGCGTGCCGGCAAAGTCCGTCACTACCAGCTCGAAATGGACATCACCAGACGTTACATGGACGATTCCGGGCTAAGGCTCGACTGGTATTACAATTTGCTCAAAGCCGAAGAGCTTTACCACCGCCGACGCTTCGCAGCACATTGCGATGATTTCGATTTGAGTTTTGTCGGTCGCGGCGTGAGGAAAATCGGTAGATTGCTTGACCCGATCGACAACGACAAGATGGCACTTCTGATTCGTCAACATTTCGAACAATTACTCAAGAGTCTTCACGATGTGACTCTCGATGGCGATTCTGAATCAGCCCACTTTCACGCCGTACGCATACTCTCCAAAGAGACCCGTTACGTGCTCGAAGTCCTCCGCAAGTTTCCGACCGACGACAATTACTTCGACAATATTGACAAACATCTTCTCGGACTACATCAGGCGTTGGGCGCATGGCACGACTTTGACGTCTCAGTCATCGACTTGGAACGCCACCGCGAATCGCTCCCAACCGATTCCGAAATCTGCACTGAGTCCTATTCACGCTTCCTCGCCGCCTTAACCACCGAACGCGACCTCCAACTCGAGCTCTTCCGCTCCCGCTGGATCGATTTCTGCGCCATCCCGCAGCTCACCAATCAGAACGTATCCTGA
- a CDS encoding SPFH/Band 7/PHB domain protein, protein MESNYSYWLLLLIPIFFFLIGIRIIRPTHRGLIERLGKYNRFGNPGFQFVIPIIERMFIVNVTEQMVDADPQEIITNDNLNAMVDAQIYFKVKSDEDSVKNCQYNVNNYRIQIVALSRTTLRNIIGTMSLKSANSERGRINSELQKTLRNETSSWGIEIVRSELKEINPPRDVQETMNKVVKAENEKVAAVDFATAAETVADGTKRAEIKKAEGIRQARILEAEGEAQAIKLVNEAANQYFVGNAQILRKLQAVEESLKNNAKVVVPSNTELVNVIGELAGVPKKKRKKRVGD, encoded by the coding sequence ATGGAATCCAATTATAGCTACTGGCTGCTGCTGTTAATCCCAATCTTCTTTTTCCTGATTGGAATTCGCATCATTCGACCGACTCACCGTGGTTTGATCGAACGGCTGGGCAAATACAATCGTTTTGGCAATCCCGGTTTTCAATTTGTGATTCCGATAATCGAACGCATGTTCATTGTTAATGTGACCGAACAAATGGTGGACGCCGATCCGCAGGAAATTATCACCAATGATAACCTCAATGCCATGGTCGATGCCCAAATCTACTTCAAGGTCAAGAGCGATGAGGATAGCGTCAAGAACTGCCAATACAACGTGAACAACTATCGCATCCAGATTGTTGCGCTCTCCCGCACGACTCTTCGAAACATCATTGGCACTATGTCGCTCAAATCCGCCAATAGCGAACGTGGGCGCATCAATTCAGAGTTGCAGAAAACACTTCGCAACGAAACCTCAAGCTGGGGAATCGAGATTGTTCGCTCCGAGCTCAAGGAAATCAATCCGCCGCGCGATGTGCAGGAAACGATGAACAAGGTTGTTAAGGCCGAGAACGAAAAGGTCGCAGCCGTCGACTTCGCAACTGCGGCCGAAACCGTTGCTGATGGTACGAAACGTGCGGAGATCAAGAAGGCCGAAGGCATCCGCCAGGCGCGCATCCTTGAAGCCGAAGGCGAAGCGCAGGCCATCAAGTTGGTCAATGAAGCTGCCAATCAATACTTTGTCGGAAATGCCCAGATCTTACGCAAACTGCAGGCGGTCGAGGAATCCCTCAAGAACAATGCCAAGGTCGTCGTACCAAGCAACACCGAGCTCGTAAACGTAATTGGCGAGTTGGCTGGAGTACCGAAAAAAAAAAGAAAAAAAAGGGTGGGGGATTAA
- a CDS encoding protein kinase, with protein sequence MAISAGTKPAAPRIGEYEIIRKIGEGGLAEIFLARQRSLNRLIAIKVLKKKISADHDLVRRFEREATTLAKMSHPNIVHVIDRGEDNGRLFFAMQFVEGTNFKDILQNSDWPTRKRLEIVIQVLKGLDYAHKNGVIHRDIKPANILIDPEDNALVADFGIAQLLEIDTSERTETGVVMGTYAYMSPEQRENSATVDQTTDIYAVGVMLYEVLTGRKPEGRFKLPTELNPQLSTGFDEIVKKALQPDRRDRYQKAVEMKDALLAVMYHREKTGTTEPPSTKIKSFVGNCSFLDTLKEGTYSSTYLVEDRGTRALYVIKKQNKPDIGLRESKLLSNLNHPNILRVHGAGSDDAKLVLVMDYAQGGSLSDRLVKPIEWRDARNLMLQIARGMDFAHKNNIIHGNLKPSNIVFDAEDVLKISDFALMANVEKNSVNWYAAPERRKSKQADIYSVGIIFYQLLTNRIPSFDTHGKFMWIDSNRVTGDFQRKLIEQMIATAPGQRFNSFSEIITMLESEGCSQKASASTGIDYSLDENTKKLLIWGGIFLFTLILIVLYLSDALPF encoded by the coding sequence ATGGCAATTTCAGCAGGCACAAAACCAGCGGCGCCGCGTATCGGCGAATATGAGATAATCCGTAAGATCGGCGAAGGCGGACTAGCGGAGATATTTCTGGCGCGTCAGCGATCGCTGAACCGGTTGATTGCCATCAAGGTGCTCAAGAAGAAGATCTCGGCGGATCATGATCTGGTGAGACGATTTGAGCGCGAAGCTACTACTCTTGCCAAAATGTCGCATCCCAACATTGTGCATGTCATCGACCGGGGCGAGGATAACGGGCGGTTGTTCTTTGCGATGCAATTCGTTGAAGGCACGAATTTTAAGGACATATTGCAGAACTCGGACTGGCCGACACGCAAGCGGCTTGAGATTGTTATTCAGGTATTAAAAGGGTTGGATTACGCACACAAGAACGGAGTTATCCATCGCGATATCAAACCGGCGAATATTCTGATTGATCCGGAAGACAACGCGCTGGTTGCGGATTTCGGAATTGCGCAACTGCTGGAGATTGACACTTCGGAGCGAACCGAGACGGGTGTCGTTATGGGGACGTATGCCTATATGTCACCGGAACAGCGGGAGAATTCGGCGACGGTTGATCAGACGACGGACATCTATGCTGTCGGAGTGATGCTCTATGAAGTGCTTACAGGACGCAAGCCGGAAGGACGATTTAAGCTGCCGACGGAGTTGAATCCGCAGCTTTCGACGGGATTTGATGAGATAGTCAAGAAGGCGCTTCAACCGGACAGGCGCGACCGTTACCAAAAAGCGGTAGAGATGAAGGATGCCCTTCTGGCGGTGATGTATCATCGAGAGAAGACAGGCACGACTGAGCCGCCTTCAACGAAGATTAAGAGTTTTGTGGGCAACTGCTCGTTTCTTGATACGCTTAAGGAAGGGACATATAGTTCGACCTATCTTGTCGAAGATCGCGGTACAAGGGCATTGTATGTTATCAAGAAGCAGAACAAGCCGGATATTGGGCTACGCGAATCGAAGCTTCTTTCGAATTTGAATCATCCGAACATCCTTCGCGTCCACGGTGCGGGCAGTGATGATGCGAAACTGGTGTTGGTGATGGATTATGCGCAAGGAGGATCGCTTTCCGATCGGCTGGTCAAACCGATCGAGTGGCGCGACGCGCGGAATTTGATGCTCCAGATCGCCCGCGGAATGGATTTTGCGCATAAGAACAATATTATCCACGGCAATTTGAAGCCATCGAATATCGTTTTCGATGCGGAAGATGTGCTGAAGATTTCGGACTTTGCGTTGATGGCGAATGTCGAGAAGAATTCGGTGAACTGGTATGCGGCACCGGAAAGGCGCAAGAGCAAGCAGGCAGATATCTATTCGGTGGGGATCATATTTTATCAGCTCTTGACCAACCGAATACCGAGTTTTGACACCCACGGCAAATTCATGTGGATCGACAGCAATCGGGTTACCGGCGATTTTCAGCGCAAGCTGATTGAGCAGATGATTGCGACTGCGCCGGGTCAGCGATTCAACTCATTTTCGGAGATAATCACGATGCTGGAGTCTGAGGGTTGTTCGCAGAAGGCATCGGCAAGCACCGGAATCGACTATTCGCTTGACGAAAACACCAAGAAACTGCTGATTTGGGGCGGGATATTCCTGTTTACATTGATATTGATAGTGCTGTATTTGAGCGACGCCCTGCCCTTTTAG
- a CDS encoding T9SS type A sorting domain-containing protein encodes MRIRTILLHFMTISMISIAGLSAQNVSVRVEDAYSRAGELGYVRFLCNTNVPLASLIVPVKLVSDDLTIDSVVFSNLVPANLYVLNSQLSNARRRGFVHILPKISDDIATFYAYDEEVFRIYYRVKLSADEGQIPVDTFYNRFYDAGFWITEEIQASDGLGRTIRPDFQSGSIWTDQTTDVDSEAELIPREFALEQNFPNPFNPSTTISFAVPRAGRVTLEIYDILGRKVATLLDENVESGQHSVVWSAESAPSGMYFYKLNHAGGSILRKMAIIK; translated from the coding sequence TTGCGTATACGTACGATATTGCTGCATTTCATGACAATCTCCATGATATCGATTGCCGGATTGAGCGCGCAGAATGTAAGCGTGAGAGTTGAAGACGCATACTCCCGCGCTGGAGAGCTAGGGTATGTGCGCTTTCTGTGTAACACCAACGTTCCGCTTGCCAGTCTGATTGTCCCGGTGAAGCTAGTGAGCGACGACCTTACGATTGATTCGGTGGTTTTTTCGAACTTGGTACCGGCGAATCTATACGTACTCAATTCACAACTATCGAACGCCAGGCGGCGCGGATTTGTGCATATCTTGCCGAAGATAAGCGATGATATAGCAACATTTTATGCCTATGATGAAGAGGTTTTCCGCATCTACTATCGGGTGAAGTTGAGCGCTGACGAGGGCCAAATTCCGGTAGATACGTTTTACAATCGTTTCTACGATGCTGGTTTCTGGATAACTGAAGAGATTCAGGCCTCGGATGGACTTGGCAGGACTATTCGGCCGGATTTTCAATCCGGTTCGATTTGGACAGATCAGACGACTGATGTTGACAGCGAAGCGGAACTCATTCCCAGAGAGTTTGCGCTGGAGCAGAATTTTCCTAATCCGTTCAACCCTTCCACTACGATCTCATTCGCAGTGCCGAGGGCTGGGCGGGTGACGCTTGAGATTTACGATATTCTCGGGCGAAAGGTGGCGACGCTGCTGGATGAAAATGTCGAGTCAGGACAGCATTCGGTAGTGTGGAGTGCAGAAAGTGCACCATCCGGGATGTACTTTTACAAGTTGAACCACGCCGGTGGTTCAATTCTGCGCAAGATGGCGATTATCAAGTAG